One part of the Thermodesulfovibrio sp. 3462-1 genome encodes these proteins:
- a CDS encoding TIGR00730 family Rossman fold protein, with protein sequence MIEDFKSTDTWRVFRIQSELVEGFETLHGIGPAVSIFGSSRLTEESFYYQEAFKTAKLLSQAGFSIITGGGPGIMEAANKGAKLGKGKSIGLNIELPHEQYPNKYLDISLNFRYFFVRKLMFIKYSIGFIIFPGGFGTLDELFEALTLVQTGKILSFPIILYGAEYWKGLLEWFKNSPKSIGAISLDDFKYFEIIDNPEAVSSYLKNYLTKLEVPIPPLHHE encoded by the coding sequence ATGGCGAGTATTTAGAATTCAGTCAGAACTTGTTGAAGGCTTTGAAACACTTCATGGAATAGGACCTGCAGTTTCAATATTTGGAAGTTCCAGATTAACAGAAGAAAGTTTTTATTATCAAGAAGCCTTCAAGACGGCAAAACTACTCAGTCAAGCAGGATTTTCAATAATTACTGGAGGCGGTCCTGGCATCATGGAAGCCGCCAATAAAGGTGCAAAACTTGGCAAAGGAAAATCAATAGGCTTGAATATTGAGTTGCCTCATGAACAGTATCCTAATAAATATCTTGATATTTCTTTAAACTTCCGTTACTTCTTTGTTAGAAAGCTCATGTTTATAAAATACTCTATTGGATTTATTATCTTCCCTGGCGGATTTGGAACTTTGGACGAACTTTTTGAAGCACTAACCCTTGTTCAAACAGGTAAAATTCTTTCATTTCCTATAATTCTTTATGGCGCTGAATACTGGAAAGGGCTTCTTGAATGGTTTAAAAATTCACCTAAGAGCATTGGTGCAATAAGCCTTGATGACTTTAAATACTTTGAAATTATTGACAATCCTGAGGCAGTCTCCAGTTATCTTAAAAACTATCTCACAAAGCTTGAAGTTCCTATACCGCCTCTTCATCACGAATGA
- a CDS encoding LL-diaminopimelate aminotransferase, with protein MQIQYSERIRTLPPYLFAAIDQMKREALSKGADLIDLSIGDPDIPTPSHIVEAMKKAVEKPEHHRYPSYEGMFSFRKAVSDWYKTRFNVELDPEKEVLSLIGSKEGIGHIPLAFVDPGDVVLVPNPGYPVYPVGTKFAGGIPYFMPLKEEKGFLPDLDIIPEDVCKKAKLMFINYPNNPTAAVADENFYKKVVEFAKKYNIIVCHDAAYSEVYYEEKPLSFMQTEGAREVGIEFHSLSKTYNMTGWRIGFAVGNKDILSGLGKVKTNLDSGVFQAIQEASIVALQTDDSFLKGIRDIFKERRDILYEGLKAVGFDVKKPMATFYLWVKVPRGTNSIDFVAKLLKEAEVLCTPGVGFGEYGEGYIRFALTQSKERIKEAVERIRRLKL; from the coding sequence ATGCAGATTCAGTACTCTGAAAGGATCAGAACTTTGCCCCCTTATCTTTTTGCAGCAATTGATCAGATGAAAAGAGAAGCTCTTTCAAAGGGAGCAGATTTAATTGATTTAAGCATTGGAGACCCTGATATTCCAACTCCTTCCCATATTGTAGAGGCAATGAAAAAAGCCGTAGAAAAACCAGAGCATCATAGATATCCAAGTTATGAAGGAATGTTTTCCTTCAGAAAAGCTGTTTCAGACTGGTATAAAACCAGGTTTAATGTTGAACTTGACCCAGAAAAGGAAGTTTTAAGTCTTATTGGTTCAAAAGAAGGCATTGGGCACATTCCTCTTGCCTTTGTTGATCCAGGAGATGTTGTTTTAGTGCCCAATCCAGGATATCCAGTTTATCCAGTTGGGACAAAGTTTGCAGGAGGTATTCCATATTTTATGCCTCTTAAAGAAGAGAAAGGATTTTTGCCAGACCTTGACATTATTCCTGAAGATGTATGCAAAAAAGCAAAGCTTATGTTTATCAACTACCCTAACAATCCAACGGCTGCTGTAGCTGATGAAAATTTTTATAAAAAAGTCGTTGAGTTTGCAAAAAAATATAATATTATTGTATGTCATGATGCAGCTTATTCTGAAGTTTATTATGAAGAAAAGCCTCTCAGCTTTATGCAGACAGAGGGAGCCAGGGAGGTTGGCATAGAGTTTCATTCTCTCTCAAAAACTTATAACATGACAGGATGGAGAATAGGATTTGCTGTTGGAAATAAAGATATTCTTTCCGGGCTTGGTAAAGTTAAAACAAATCTTGACTCTGGTGTTTTTCAGGCAATTCAGGAGGCAAGTATAGTTGCTCTTCAGACAGATGATAGCTTTTTAAAAGGAATTAGAGATATTTTCAAAGAAAGGAGAGATATTCTATATGAAGGACTTAAAGCCGTAGGATTTGATGTTAAAAAGCCTATGGCAACCTTTTATCTGTGGGTGAAAGTTCCACGTGGAACAAATTCAATTGACTTTGTTGCAAAGCTTTTAAAGGAAGCTGAGGTTTTATGTACACCAGGAGTGGGATTTGGTGAATATGGAGAAGGATACATAAGATTTGCCCTTACACAGTCTAAGGAAAGAATAAAAGAAGCGGTAGAAAGAATAAGGAGGCTTAAGCTGTGA
- the rlmN gene encoding 23S rRNA (adenine(2503)-C(2))-methyltransferase RlmN: protein MILKNLKNYNNPQIEEIIKNEHLPLYRARQLIHWIYKKFATSIYEITELPKSLKESLSKEYYIGNIKLIERKISKDSTEKFLWELEDKEKIESVLIPDRNRLTLCISSQIGCPLKCRFCLTGRIGFKRNLHAWEIVDQFIQVSRLIKNENKKITNIVFMGMGEPLLNFENVVEALWRFKNLIEFSPRRITISTAGIIPAIKELPKKAPSVKLAISLNASDEKTRTSIMPVNKKYPLRELLKTLKEYPLKPRERITFEYVMLKGVNSSETDALRLAQMLKGIQSKINLIPFNPWEGCEFKKPDEWEVLKFQQILISHGYSVFIRKSKGQDILAACGQLKALYLCSTASTML, encoded by the coding sequence ATGATACTGAAAAATCTCAAGAATTACAATAATCCACAAATAGAAGAAATTATAAAAAACGAGCATCTTCCTTTATACAGAGCAAGGCAACTTATTCACTGGATTTATAAAAAATTTGCCACTTCAATTTATGAAATCACAGAATTACCTAAATCGCTTAAAGAAAGTTTATCTAAAGAATACTATATTGGCAACATTAAACTGATTGAAAGAAAAATAAGTAAGGATAGCACTGAAAAATTTTTGTGGGAACTGGAAGATAAAGAAAAAATAGAGAGCGTGTTAATTCCTGACAGAAACAGACTCACGCTTTGCATATCAAGCCAGATTGGCTGTCCTCTTAAATGCAGGTTTTGTCTTACAGGCAGGATCGGATTTAAAAGAAATCTACATGCATGGGAAATAGTTGATCAGTTTATTCAGGTTAGCAGGTTAATAAAAAATGAAAATAAAAAAATCACTAATATTGTTTTTATGGGAATGGGTGAGCCTCTGCTGAATTTTGAAAATGTTGTTGAAGCATTGTGGAGATTTAAAAATTTAATTGAATTTTCACCACGAAGAATCACTATTTCAACTGCTGGTATCATTCCAGCGATTAAAGAGTTACCCAAGAAGGCTCCTTCAGTAAAGCTTGCAATATCCCTTAATGCGTCTGATGAAAAAACAAGAACCTCTATTATGCCAGTGAATAAAAAATATCCACTCCGTGAGCTTTTAAAAACACTTAAAGAATATCCACTAAAACCCAGAGAAAGAATTACCTTTGAATATGTCATGCTTAAAGGAGTCAATTCCTCTGAAACAGATGCTTTAAGGCTTGCGCAAATGCTTAAAGGAATACAATCAAAAATAAACCTTATACCTTTTAATCCATGGGAAGGATGTGAATTTAAAAAACCAGATGAATGGGAGGTACTTAAATTTCAGCAAATATTGATATCCCATGGCTATTCTGTGTTTATCAGAAAAAGCAAAGGACAGGACATTCTCGCAGCATGTGGACAGCTAAAAGCCCTCTATCTTTGTAGCACAGCTTCAACTATGCTTTAA
- a CDS encoding YkgJ family cysteine cluster protein, producing the protein MLNINAIAPEELTEESKFKFRCYPGISCYKSCCKNIDIMLTPFDIMRLKNRFGISSGEFLMKYTYVFIEPKSGYPFVFLNKNDDEEKTCPFLCEAGCSVYEDRPATCRYYPIGQVSLKKFDFTDGITEEHYFFVKEPHCKGFNEDREWTVAEWRKDQGVDLYDDMNRGWKELFFKRNLKPERLDERKAKAFYMACYDIDAFRRFVFESRFLQVFDVSEERVEKMKKDETELMNFGFDYVKFLLMIKETMKLKHS; encoded by the coding sequence ATGTTAAACATTAATGCTATAGCTCCAGAGGAGCTTACAGAAGAATCAAAGTTTAAGTTTCGCTGTTATCCAGGCATTTCCTGTTACAAAAGCTGTTGTAAAAATATTGATATAATGCTAACTCCCTTTGACATAATGAGATTAAAAAATAGATTTGGTATTTCTTCAGGTGAGTTTTTAATGAAGTATACCTATGTTTTTATTGAACCAAAGAGCGGTTATCCATTTGTTTTTTTGAATAAAAATGATGATGAAGAAAAAACCTGCCCTTTTCTATGTGAGGCAGGATGTTCGGTTTATGAAGACAGGCCTGCTACATGCAGATATTATCCTATAGGACAGGTGTCTCTTAAAAAATTTGACTTTACAGATGGAATTACAGAGGAACATTATTTTTTTGTTAAAGAGCCTCATTGCAAAGGCTTTAATGAAGACAGAGAATGGACAGTGGCTGAATGGAGAAAGGATCAAGGAGTTGACCTTTATGATGATATGAACAGAGGATGGAAGGAGCTTTTCTTTAAGAGAAATTTAAAACCTGAGCGACTTGATGAAAGAAAAGCTAAGGCTTTTTATATGGCTTGCTATGATATTGATGCTTTCAGAAGATTTGTTTTTGAAAGTAGATTTCTTCAGGTTTTTGATGTTTCTGAGGAAAGAGTGGAAAAGATGAAGAAAGACGAAACAGAGTTAATGAATTTTGGATTTGACTATGTAAAATTTCTTTTGATGATTAAGGAGACGATGAAGTTAAAGCATAGTTGA
- a CDS encoding secondary thiamine-phosphate synthase enzyme YjbQ gives MMKTLTVKTSSREEFVDITDEVEKTVRDSGIKNGVCYLYVPHTTAGITINEGADPSVKKDIINALKKIAPYGAGYLHMEGNADSHIKTTIVGSSVTVFIEDGNLLLGQWQSIFFCEFDGPRTRKVYLKIIKEN, from the coding sequence GTGATGAAAACATTGACAGTAAAAACTTCTTCAAGAGAAGAATTCGTTGATATTACAGATGAAGTTGAAAAGACTGTTAGAGACAGTGGAATTAAAAACGGAGTGTGTTACCTATATGTTCCTCACACAACAGCAGGCATAACCATTAACGAAGGGGCTGATCCTTCAGTAAAAAAGGACATCATCAATGCATTAAAAAAGATTGCACCCTATGGTGCAGGATATCTTCACATGGAAGGCAATGCAGACAGCCATATTAAAACAACAATCGTAGGTTCATCAGTGACTGTTTTTATTGAAGATGGTAATCTCCTTTTAGGACAGTGGCAGAGCATATTTTTCTGTGAGTTTGATGGACCAAGAACAAGAAAAGTTTATTTAAAAATAATTAAAGAGAATTAA